Proteins from one Oncorhynchus tshawytscha isolate Ot180627B linkage group LG16, Otsh_v2.0, whole genome shotgun sequence genomic window:
- the LOC112216611 gene encoding urotensin-2-like, translating into MEMMFNLLLSWTFLLVATGPLLAHPITDSAEIPYRGSVSVEDGGAGSPDELSFSEQTYLPQASPGLRYSPLLSGDLSRDGLSAAGLLERQMKRDQWLEKQSHLNPFSRFFGIRKQSRKRGGASECFWKYCV; encoded by the exons ATGGAGATGATGTTTAACCTGCTCCTATCGTGGACCTTCCTGCTGGTAGCCACTGGCCCGCTATTGGCACATCCCATCACAGACTCTGCAGAGATTCCCTACCGAGGTTCTG TATCCGTGGAGGATGGAGGAGCAGGTAGTCCAGACGAGCTGTCTTTCTCTGAGCAGACGTATCTTCCCCAAGCGAGCCCTGGACTCAGATACTCACCCCTACTGTCTGGAGATCTCAGCAGAGATG GTCTCAGTGCAGCTGGACTACTCGAAAGGCAGATGAAGAGAGAT CAGTGGCTGGAGAAACAGAGTCACCTCAACCCCTTCAGCCGCTTCTTTGGCATCAGGAAGCAGTCCAGGAAAAGAGGAGGTGCCTCAGAGTGCTTCTGGAAGTACTGTGTCTAA